The nucleotide window AAATACCAACGCGTTTTTCAGGCGTTCCGCATCGGTGATATAACCAGTGGCCTGTACAAATTTTTCAAAATCAGTGTTGGTAAGTTCTGTGGCGGCTATATCAAACCCATTGGTATGTACAGTCCGCAAAGGATTCATGGGGTAATCCTTCTTCCCTACCCTATACTCTCCTGCCGGCACATGCACAAAGGCAGGAGACTGGCCCTTAACAGCATTTACCCCGGCCAGCATCAGCAGGACCGGGGTAATATGTTGTAAACAATATTTCAGGAACGTCTTCATTTGCCGCGGGTACTATAAAAGTCAGTGGCCCTTTGTATGATCAGGTCTTCATTAGCCTTGTTAAAATCAATGTAAGACTGATAATTGGCGTCATCACCATACAGTTTACGGTACGACTGCGACGTCATGAAAGGCTTGTATTCATTGTCTTTCATCAGCAGCATCAACAGGGTCAGCAAGTCCCGGTCTTTATGGTCTGCGTTGTAGAGTTCAATGATAAAAGGAATCATTTCCCATCCGTTGACTTCTGTGATCGCCATTTTATAATTGGCACCCATTCTTTTGCTGCGGTTTACTGACTCTTTGACCAGTGCCATCACGGAATCCCGGTTGCTGACCAGAAACTTGGTCTGACGCTCGCTCCAGACAGACTCGTTAAAACCCTCTGCCATCTGGCCGAATATCTTCTTATCTTCATCCTGTATAGGCGGACGCACATCGCAGTTCTGAGCAGAGATCTCAGCATGGATCATATGGTAGGTAAACTTCTCCCGGAGGGGAAGCGCCATATAGTCCTTGTTGCTGAGCCGAAGGCTCTCATCATCACCGAAAGGGGTCTTGTCAATCAGCGCCTTTACTTTTGCCAGTCCGTATGGCGGCACTGTTTTTTTTCCTCTGTAGTCGCCATAAGCCTGGCTTGTTTTACTGGGATTCCTGTATTCGGACTCTTCCTGGGCAGAAAGGCGCAATACTCCAAAAAGGGCGGCCACAAACATCAGATACTTCATTAGTATATTCGATTTTAGACCGCTAAATTAAATGTTTATTGCTATTATTTTACCCTTCTGGATTCGTTTTCCAATCCGGAGCTGCGCTCCCTTGATTTAGCGAGTTTTAGGTTACCAAAACGATAACTGAAGCCCAGCCTCAACTGACGGGAATCTTCCATCCCACGGTTCCGGTAGTACAGTCCATCAAAGTCACGAACCCCGTACCAACGGTAAGTCTGGAAGAGATCATTGATACCCACCCTGACGGTAGCATTACCTTTCAGTATTTTACGCTGTACCCCGATATTCACCTGCCAGTTGTGCTTACTCCGCTGAAAACCGCCGTAGATGTCCGGAGACTGATAGTTACCGCTGATTTCTGCCTGCGTCTTTTTATCGAGATCAAACACCTGCTGTATATTCAGCAGCACGGTATTGACGCTTAGGGTAGCTTTGCGCAGCTCATCAAAACTGATGATATTCTGTTTGTGGTAAACATTCACATTGGCCGTGATATTCCACCAGGGCAAAGGAGACACACTGGAAGAAACATTCAGGGACAGCAGATGCTGGGAACCCACATTTTTGGGAGTCATCACCATTTTATTACCTGATATGCTGTCTGTTACCGGCACAAACATATCCTGTCTGTGTGTATACGTTAACGTAGCCGCCAGTATACCGGTGGCATTGTATCCCAGCGTAACGCTGTTGGAATACTGTGGGCGCAGAAAAGCATTACCCTGCCAGGATGATAATTCATCGAGCTGATAACTGAAAGGATTCAGATCGGTATAGGTGGGCCGGTCTATCTTCCGGTTGTACAGCAGGGTGAAGTTATGTTCAGCCGACTGGAGGAAAGACAGCTGCATGGATGGGAAAAAGTCCAGGTAACGGTTGTTTACCTGCTGTACAGTATCTTTAGCGGTAGTCAGACTTTTAGCATTTAATACACCATCAGCCGTGGTTTGTTCGGCTCTCACACCAGCCTGTAATTTCCATTTGCCCCATTGCTGGTCGGCCATCAGGTAGGCAGCATACACTCTTTCTTCATAACGGAAGGTGTTACTCTTCAGATCATTCAGATAATCCACATCATTCTTCACATCAAAAATCTGTACCCAGTTATCACTGATTACCGCATTGCCTTTGACACCGGCATACAGTTTTCCATGATGCAGCGGTTGTTCATAATCAGCTTTAACGCCATAGATGTTGATATCACTGTTGTTGAAAGTGCGCAGGGTATATTTATCCGTTTCTGTTACACTGTCTGCTTTGAGAAAGTGGTTGTACAGTATATTTTTGATACGGGCGCGATAATAGCCGTAATCGAGGTCTGTAGTGAACAGGCGGCCGGAGGTATCTTTATACTGGTAGTTGAAGTTGTAGTTTTTCCAGTTTTGTTTCTGGGAATAATAATCGTTGGTGGCTTTCAGCATGGACTGCAGTTTTTCTGTAGCGGCATCATGCAGATAGGTGGTGGTGTTGGTCATGCCCGGCCCGAAATACAGGTTAGCATTCATCATCAGGCCTATGGTGTGACGGCTGCTGATGTTATAATCAATACCTGCCTTAAAGTTCACCGGATTGCGCATATCTACATCGCGGGTGCGGTTATCGGTGATCTCTCCTTCCTGAATACGGTAAAAGTCGTATTCCATGTTATGGTAACCGAAATAATGGTTGTAGTTACCATAGAGATTAAATTTACCGCTGCGGTAGTTGAGATTAAGGGCTGCTTCTGTTTTGGGTGTTTCCCCGAAATGCATACCGGCAGCGATATCGCCGTTAAAGCCGGCGGCTGTGTTTTTTTTCAGGCGTATGTTGATGATACCGCCGCTGCCGGCTGCATCGTATTTACTCGACGGATTGGGCAGCAGCTCTATACTGTGTATATTGGCCGACTGTAATGATTTCAGTAGTGCAGCGAGTGCATCGCCCTGCATATAACTGGGCTTGCCATCGATATACACTGTTACACCGGACTTACCATTTAAAGAGATGCCATTAGTAGGGTCTACCATTACGCCCGGAGAGCGTTTCAGCAGTTCCAGTGCATTACTCCCCGCCGCATTCACACTATTGCTGACATTATACACTACTTTCCCATCCTTAAATTCCACTGTCTTCTTTTTGGAAACAACAGCAATTTCTTTCAGTTCCTTAATGGTGGAGTCCTTTTTTTGGGCAGCTACATACATGGGAAGGCTCACCAGCAAACACAAGATAAATTTACGCATACAGTACAATCAAATGATGACAAAATACGGTGTCAGCCGCTATTTTAATAACCGTCCATAAAAAAACTGTCGGTGTCATTTTCCCGTTTATGCATCACCGTTAATAACAAAAACCGGAACAGTGTTCCGGCTTTGCAGTGCATGAAGCGTTATTTCATGATTGGTTTTACCTTATATCCTTTTGCTCTCAGCAGATTGATCATGCCGGATTCACCACCCAGGTGGCCGGCACCTACCGCGAAGAAGCAGCTTTTCTCTTTCATCATATCAGGCATTCTGTTGGCCCAGTTGATATTTCGCGTAGTGAGCACCCAGTGTATCATTTCTGGATCGTCCATCTGTGCGAAGATAGCCTGAAGATCTTCCCGGTTGTAATCACCGGCCATCCGGGTGGTATTGGCTTTCAGGCTGTCGAGCGTATTGAGGTATTTAAAGAAATAAGTGTCCGTAAAACCTTTGTTCACATAGTCTACCTGCTCTTTCATGGTTTCCAGCACGGCAAATCCCATTTTCTTTTCTTGTGCTTCTTTATACAAGGTTGCTTCAAAGCTTTGTGGGTTGGCACATTCAAATCCCTGCTGGGATAAAAAGGAAAGGATCGCGCTCAGCCGGTAATGATCCAGCTGTATGAGGGAAAACTTGAGTTTCCTGCGGACAACGGAATCTACCAGGGCGTATTGTTCTTTGGTCAGCCTGGCACTTTGTGCCACATCGGAAGTAAAGCCCTCTTGTGCCACTTTAAGTTCTGCCGGATCAAAGACGTTGGATTCGATAACCAGTTGGGTTGTTTTGCCGAATGCTTTTTTTACTTTTTCTCTGATGAGAAAATCATCCTTGCAGAGCATATGAAAGGTACCAAACAGATAGGAAGGTTTATTGAGTCCGTTGCCGGATATTTCCCACAGTACAGTTTTTTCGGTGGGTTCGGGAGTAATGGCAGCGTGAGTAGCAACAATTGTAAATATAGCAGCGGTAGTCAGGATAATTTTTTTGAGCAGATTGTTCATCGTTTAAAAATTTATTTACATCATTAGTAGATGCAGATAATCTTTCGTTACAACTTTCTCAAAAAAAATTTCCGGCACTAAGAATAGTGCCGGATCAGATTCTAAGTGGATACAGTTCAGATATCTATCATTTCCTGTGCAGCTTCCATAGGTACGTCTGTTCCTGCGTCGATCACTCCTACGAGTGAGTATTTTCCTTTAGGTAAGTTCTTTGGTAGTTCAAATTCAACGATACGTCTTTGTTCCGGAAACAAGGGGAACTGCGGTACGTTGACTGTTGTTTTATCGCCGGTAGCGACATTGGACAGTTCTATATAACTGGTACATTCCAGTTGTGTAGTCCCTGTGTTCTGGCATACGATCTGACATTTCTTTTTGTCATTATCGGATTTATTATCGAAGGCCAGTATTTTCACATCTTTAAAGGTCAGGGATGGCGGTGTCTGGTAAAGATGGATGCCAACCCTTACTTTGTTATTTATGTTTGTTTTCAGTCCGTTTGCCCCTTCTACCACCTGTTCTTCTGTTGTTTCGAAGAAGAGCATTGTCCATTTCATTTCCTTGATAGAAGCGGTCGAATCGGGGACCTGTATCTTAATATCATAATCGTATGTCTGTCCGGGCTCTACTTCTATAAATGTTTTATTCAGTTTAACCCAGCGGGCGCAGGAGCGTTCAATGGAGCCTGGCGGTGTGTACGTATGAGCTCCGGTGGAGTCTCTGACCCAGTCGCTGAGATAGATTGTA belongs to Chitinophaga sp. HK235 and includes:
- a CDS encoding outer membrane beta-barrel family protein; the protein is MRKFILCLLVSLPMYVAAQKKDSTIKELKEIAVVSKKKTVEFKDGKVVYNVSNSVNAAGSNALELLKRSPGVMVDPTNGISLNGKSGVTVYIDGKPSYMQGDALAALLKSLQSANIHSIELLPNPSSKYDAAGSGGIINIRLKKNTAAGFNGDIAAGMHFGETPKTEAALNLNYRSGKFNLYGNYNHYFGYHNMEYDFYRIQEGEITDNRTRDVDMRNPVNFKAGIDYNISSRHTIGLMMNANLYFGPGMTNTTTYLHDAATEKLQSMLKATNDYYSQKQNWKNYNFNYQYKDTSGRLFTTDLDYGYYRARIKNILYNHFLKADSVTETDKYTLRTFNNSDINIYGVKADYEQPLHHGKLYAGVKGNAVISDNWVQIFDVKNDVDYLNDLKSNTFRYEERVYAAYLMADQQWGKWKLQAGVRAEQTTADGVLNAKSLTTAKDTVQQVNNRYLDFFPSMQLSFLQSAEHNFTLLYNRKIDRPTYTDLNPFSYQLDELSSWQGNAFLRPQYSNSVTLGYNATGILAATLTYTHRQDMFVPVTDSISGNKMVMTPKNVGSQHLLSLNVSSSVSPLPWWNITANVNVYHKQNIISFDELRKATLSVNTVLLNIQQVFDLDKKTQAEISGNYQSPDIYGGFQRSKHNWQVNIGVQRKILKGNATVRVGINDLFQTYRWYGVRDFDGLYYRNRGMEDSRQLRLGFSYRFGNLKLAKSRERSSGLENESRRVK
- a CDS encoding TraB/GumN family protein, which produces MNNLLKKIILTTAAIFTIVATHAAITPEPTEKTVLWEISGNGLNKPSYLFGTFHMLCKDDFLIREKVKKAFGKTTQLVIESNVFDPAELKVAQEGFTSDVAQSARLTKEQYALVDSVVRRKLKFSLIQLDHYRLSAILSFLSQQGFECANPQSFEATLYKEAQEKKMGFAVLETMKEQVDYVNKGFTDTYFFKYLNTLDSLKANTTRMAGDYNREDLQAIFAQMDDPEMIHWVLTTRNINWANRMPDMMKEKSCFFAVGAGHLGGESGMINLLRAKGYKVKPIMK